From one Caldithrix abyssi DSM 13497 genomic stretch:
- a CDS encoding inositol-3-phosphate synthase, with protein sequence MIEQMKNIKISDVKGKVGVLLPGMGAVATTFIAGIIAIRKNLAKPFGSLTQMQHIRLGRRDEHRNPLIKDLIPLTELNDLYFGGWDLFEDDAYQAAMKAGVLEKELLNQIKDELQAIKPMKAVFDKKYVKKLDGTYVKKANNWYEYYEMVREDIRNFKKQHNLDRLVMIWTGSTEIYMKLSEVHQSKAAFEKAMKENHPDIAPSMIYAWAAIAEGVPYANGAPNLTADIPAMYEFAEEMQVPLAGKDFKTGQTLMKTILAPGLKARMLGVEGWFSTNILGNRDGEVLDDPESFKTKEESKLSVLDQIFQPELYPDLYKDLYHKVRINYYPPRKDNKEGWDNIDIYGWLGYPMQIKIDFLCRDSILAAPIVLDLVLFLDLAKRANFHGIQEWLSFYFKSPIHAPNLYPEHDLFIQLMKLKNTLRVMAGEKEITHLGLEYYMK encoded by the coding sequence TTACTGCCAGGCATGGGCGCCGTTGCCACGACGTTTATTGCAGGAATTATCGCCATTCGTAAAAATCTGGCCAAACCTTTTGGTTCTCTTACTCAGATGCAGCACATTCGGCTGGGGCGCAGAGACGAACACCGCAATCCCTTAATTAAAGATCTGATTCCTCTGACCGAGCTAAACGATCTCTATTTTGGCGGCTGGGATCTTTTTGAAGACGATGCATACCAGGCAGCCATGAAAGCCGGCGTGCTGGAAAAAGAACTTCTGAATCAGATTAAAGACGAACTGCAGGCCATCAAACCGATGAAAGCCGTGTTTGATAAAAAATACGTTAAAAAACTGGACGGCACCTACGTAAAAAAAGCCAATAACTGGTACGAATATTATGAAATGGTGCGCGAAGATATCCGCAACTTTAAAAAACAACACAACCTCGATCGCCTGGTAATGATCTGGACCGGCAGCACCGAAATTTATATGAAGCTCAGCGAGGTTCATCAATCCAAAGCCGCCTTCGAAAAAGCAATGAAAGAAAATCATCCCGATATCGCTCCCAGCATGATTTACGCCTGGGCAGCCATCGCCGAAGGCGTTCCGTACGCCAATGGCGCGCCAAACCTGACGGCCGACATTCCGGCCATGTACGAATTTGCCGAAGAGATGCAGGTGCCGCTGGCAGGCAAGGATTTTAAAACCGGCCAGACGCTGATGAAAACCATTTTAGCCCCCGGACTCAAAGCGCGTATGCTGGGCGTGGAGGGCTGGTTTTCTACCAATATTTTAGGCAACCGCGACGGCGAAGTGCTGGACGATCCGGAATCTTTCAAAACCAAAGAAGAAAGCAAACTCTCCGTACTGGACCAGATCTTTCAACCTGAATTGTATCCTGATCTTTACAAAGACCTGTACCACAAAGTGCGTATCAACTACTATCCTCCGCGCAAGGACAACAAAGAAGGCTGGGACAACATCGACATCTACGGATGGCTTGGCTATCCCATGCAAATTAAAATTGACTTTTTGTGTCGGGACAGCATTCTGGCCGCGCCCATTGTGCTTGATCTGGTTCTCTTTCTGGATCTGGCAAAACGCGCCAATTTTCACGGCATTCAGGAGTGGCTCTCTTTTTATTTTAAAAGTCCCATTCACGCGCCCAATCTTTATCCGGAACACGACCTTTTTATTCAATTAATGAAGCTGAAAAACACCCTGCGCGTAATGGCCGGCGAAAAGGAGATCACGCATCTCGGCCTGGAATATTACATGAAATAA
- a CDS encoding PIN domain-containing protein → MLSLNEEITETAINLIEKYSKSHGLKIPDALIASTALYHDIILWTYNTKDFLFIEDIKLYK, encoded by the coding sequence ATATTAAGTTTAAATGAAGAAATTACGGAAACAGCAATAAATTTAATTGAAAAATATTCAAAAAGTCATGGATTAAAAATACCAGATGCTTTAATAGCCTCTACGGCACTTTATCATGATATTATTTTATGGACTTATAATACAAAAGACTTTTTATTTATAGAAGATATAAAGCTTTATAAATAA
- the tmk gene encoding dTMP kinase produces the protein MNTQRFISFEGLDYSGKSTQIRLLEKYLTDRGYQVFTIREPGGTTISEKIRDILLDKTHINMTDRCELFLYSAARVQLVKEKIIPLLQKDYFILADRYVDSTTAYQGFGRGLDLNMVEQINQAATFGILPGTTFYLRFAPEQIARRMQKSGRESDRLESAGNAFYRKVFQGYEILAEKNKDRFCVIDANLSIEQIHHIVVKNLIQRTTGKP, from the coding sequence ATGAACACGCAACGCTTTATTTCGTTCGAAGGACTCGATTACTCCGGTAAATCCACCCAGATTCGGCTTCTGGAAAAATATTTAACCGATCGCGGATACCAGGTGTTCACCATACGGGAACCCGGCGGCACGACCATTTCGGAAAAAATACGGGATATATTGCTGGACAAAACTCATATCAACATGACCGACCGTTGTGAATTATTTTTGTACAGCGCGGCGCGCGTGCAGCTGGTTAAAGAAAAAATAATCCCTCTCTTACAAAAAGATTATTTTATTCTGGCCGATCGCTACGTGGATTCGACCACCGCTTACCAGGGATTTGGGCGCGGTCTGGATCTAAACATGGTGGAACAAATCAATCAGGCCGCCACGTTTGGAATTTTGCCGGGCACCACGTTCTATTTACGGTTTGCGCCGGAGCAGATTGCCCGACGCATGCAGAAAAGCGGCAGAGAGTCAGACCGGCTGGAGAGCGCCGGAAATGCCTTTTACCGCAAAGTATTTCAAGGATATGAAATTTTAGCCGAAAAAAATAAAGACCGGTTTTGTGTGATCGATGCCAATTTGAGCATCGAACAAATTCATCATATTGTAGTTAAAAATTTGATTCAACGAACCACGGGAAAACCATGA
- a CDS encoding mechanosensitive ion channel family protein gives MENVQFYTQQLTDLAFKLIPQLLLAIVVLILGLWAIKFLGRGINRALEKSKVDVSLQKFLVSLISIGFKILLLISIASMLGIATTSFVTIIGAMGLAVGLALQGSLANFAGGVLILLLKPFKVGDVIDAQGFIGKVDQIQIFNTILKTFDNKTIFIPNAALSNGNITNYSIEPTRRVDMTFGIGYNDDLKKAKQILTEMVEKDERILKEPAPTVALAELGDSSVNFAVRVWVKQEDFWNVYYDFQENVKLTFDAQGISIPYPQHDVHLYQVDGGGTK, from the coding sequence ATGGAAAATGTTCAATTTTACACACAGCAACTGACCGATCTGGCGTTTAAACTAATCCCGCAACTGTTGCTGGCCATCGTGGTACTGATTCTTGGTTTATGGGCGATTAAATTCCTGGGGCGTGGGATTAACCGCGCCCTGGAAAAATCGAAAGTCGATGTTAGTTTACAAAAATTTTTGGTGAGCCTGATTTCCATCGGATTTAAAATTCTGTTATTAATCAGCATTGCTTCCATGCTGGGCATTGCCACCACGTCTTTTGTGACCATCATTGGCGCCATGGGCCTGGCTGTTGGCCTGGCTCTGCAGGGCAGTTTGGCCAACTTTGCCGGCGGCGTTTTGATTTTATTGCTTAAACCATTTAAAGTGGGCGATGTTATTGACGCGCAGGGCTTTATCGGCAAGGTGGATCAAATTCAAATCTTTAACACCATATTAAAGACCTTTGATAACAAGACCATTTTCATTCCCAATGCCGCCCTTTCCAACGGTAACATCACCAACTACTCCATCGAGCCCACGCGTCGTGTGGATATGACTTTTGGCATCGGCTACAACGACGATCTGAAAAAAGCCAAACAGATTTTAACGGAAATGGTAGAAAAGGACGAGCGCATTTTAAAAGAACCGGCGCCAACCGTGGCTCTGGCCGAGTTAGGCGACAGCTCCGTTAACTTTGCCGTGCGCGTGTGGGTAAAGCAAGAAGACTTCTGGAACGTGTACTACGATTTTCAGGAAAACGTTAAATTGACCTTTGACGCGCAGGGTATTTCCATTCCCTACCCGCAGCACGATGTGCATTTGTATCAGGTAGATGGAGGAGGGACAAAATGA
- a CDS encoding MATE family efflux transporter: protein MPEKKQTGTMTQVVKQSFPAVIDLSSQTITWLIEAIFLGQLSSLALAGVGIAQQFIILTFSVLLTFVVGSSIIIVRHLGAGDKWSANHVLGQAFLIGFLLSILIGLFWYFIVPLLMTLIKEEGNQARQYAVTYIRTVALFAPIIITNFICMGILRGVGDTLLTMTINLTVNILNLVLDVFLIFGLWIFPRLETFGAGLAVGIAQTVGLIITITFLRNHKSSLFLAMMEITQPRMATFKKLFKLGIPTTIEQLVWSMGQIILSFFAAQINVTALAAHQVLVRIQSVLSMINWGFSITGMTLVGKSIGAKNYKEALKSGHMVGRVSWINALVIGTLLFIFSKHVMSIFTGDVEVIQMGEDIMLLFVILQIPKAINTAYSGNLRGCADLNWLMWLAIGAVIINEVIGGFLLTFTFSMGLGGLWLIQILDESERLGLNIWRFNKGDWKKV from the coding sequence ATGCCTGAAAAAAAACAAACCGGAACGATGACGCAAGTTGTTAAGCAGTCCTTCCCGGCTGTGATTGATCTGTCTTCGCAGACCATCACCTGGCTGATTGAAGCTATTTTTCTGGGACAACTTTCGTCGCTGGCTCTGGCAGGCGTGGGCATTGCACAGCAGTTTATCATACTCACTTTTAGCGTTCTTTTAACTTTTGTAGTGGGAAGCTCCATCATCATCGTGCGGCACCTGGGTGCAGGCGACAAATGGAGCGCCAATCATGTGCTGGGGCAGGCCTTTTTAATCGGCTTTTTACTTTCCATCTTAATCGGCCTTTTCTGGTACTTTATTGTACCCTTGTTGATGACGTTAATTAAGGAAGAAGGCAACCAGGCCAGGCAATACGCGGTTACCTACATTCGGACGGTAGCCCTGTTTGCCCCGATCATCATCACCAACTTTATTTGCATGGGCATTTTAAGGGGCGTGGGCGACACCCTTTTAACCATGACCATTAATTTGACGGTTAATATCTTAAATCTGGTTCTGGATGTCTTTTTGATTTTCGGTTTGTGGATCTTCCCCAGGCTGGAAACCTTCGGCGCCGGGCTGGCCGTGGGCATAGCTCAAACGGTGGGTTTGATTATTACCATCACCTTTTTACGAAATCATAAATCAAGCCTCTTTCTGGCCATGATGGAAATTACCCAGCCGCGTATGGCGACCTTTAAAAAGCTGTTTAAGCTGGGAATTCCCACCACCATCGAGCAGCTGGTCTGGTCCATGGGCCAGATTATTCTGAGCTTTTTTGCCGCTCAGATCAACGTAACCGCTCTGGCAGCGCATCAAGTGTTGGTGCGCATTCAATCGGTTCTTTCCATGATCAATTGGGGCTTTTCCATTACCGGCATGACTCTGGTCGGCAAGAGCATTGGCGCTAAAAATTACAAAGAGGCCCTGAAAAGCGGACACATGGTGGGCAGAGTTTCCTGGATTAATGCCCTGGTGATTGGCACTTTACTCTTCATCTTTTCTAAACACGTGATGTCCATTTTCACCGGTGATGTGGAGGTTATCCAGATGGGTGAAGACATCATGCTGCTGTTTGTTATCTTGCAGATTCCCAAAGCCATCAACACGGCTTATTCCGGTAATTTGCGCGGCTGCGCCGACCTGAACTGGCTTATGTGGCTGGCTATTGGCGCCGTAATTATTAATGAAGTCATTGGCGGCTTTCTGTTGACCTTTACCTTTTCAATGGGCCTGGGCGGGCTGTGGCTCATCCAGATTCTTGACGAAAGCGAACGACTTGGATTAAATATCTGGCGCTTTAACAAAGGAGATTGGAAAAAAGTTTGA
- a CDS encoding PIN domain-containing protein: protein MENVIILCDTDVIIEYLKGNENTRKVFENFQSENIVISAITLMELLYGALNKRELNKIKRALSGFNIS from the coding sequence ATGGAGAATGTAATCATTTTATGCGACACCGATGTAATAATAGAATACTTAAAAGGTAATGAAAATACCAGGAAAGTTTTCGAGAACTTCCAGAGTGAAAATATTGTAATAAGCGCGATTACTTTAATGGAATTATTATATGGTGCACTTAACAAGAGAGAGCTAAATAAAATCAAAAGAGCATTAAGTGGATTTAATATATCTTGA
- a CDS encoding IS1634 family transposase produces the protein MFVKVSRSKRNNKVHETLQIAESYRDSNGKVRHRILLHLGPTDKFIKKDVDTLINGLLRAKGLTLQDLDSNIDNVKAFGQIWALVHLWKELKMSQIIARQKEKSGIKFDLEAHLKSLIFNRLDDPSSKLKLLTWLETVYIPGINKDDIRYEYLLRAMDFLIAHKEKIETQLANRLLDLFNQDLKVCFYDLTSSYFEAENSLVEGDIRQFGYSRDHRGDREQIVIGVVMTGDGIPIAHYVFPGNKADRSTLQEMLNDIRRRFKVKDIQLVADKGLLSNDNLWHLIQQGYEFILGESVRQSKDVKSVIKEANAHKEATGETIYERLTEREIKSKDGKKEKIKLRYVASYNAATALKRYKNRINRINEFLELSEEIKKKEINTEDKYHQIKSVLSRKRLSRFFNVELTEDTIEIHKQDEVLSEEEKSDGWFIVISNAHDLSKSELIARYKDLKYVEHGFYELKHSLNLRPNFHWTEKRIRAHVMVCFLAFQMAVLFEKRLSGIKLSWQRAMESLRRVVVVEWENEGRRRKGLSRVHGEQLEIFQEIGSSKPTLLSL, from the coding sequence ATGTTTGTTAAGGTAAGTCGATCCAAAAGAAATAACAAAGTCCATGAGACTTTACAAATCGCTGAGTCCTACAGAGACTCAAATGGAAAAGTACGCCATCGAATCTTGCTGCATTTAGGCCCTACCGACAAATTCATCAAAAAAGACGTAGACACGCTTATCAACGGACTTTTAAGGGCTAAGGGGTTAACTTTACAGGACTTAGATAGCAATATTGATAATGTCAAGGCCTTCGGTCAAATCTGGGCGCTTGTCCATTTATGGAAAGAGCTTAAAATGAGCCAGATTATTGCCAGGCAAAAGGAAAAAAGCGGAATAAAGTTTGATCTTGAAGCTCATTTAAAAAGTCTGATATTTAACCGCCTGGATGATCCTTCTTCCAAACTAAAACTACTCACCTGGTTAGAAACCGTTTATATTCCGGGTATCAACAAAGACGACATTCGTTATGAGTATCTTTTAAGAGCGATGGATTTTCTAATAGCTCATAAGGAAAAGATTGAAACCCAACTTGCTAATCGTTTACTAGATCTGTTTAATCAGGATCTAAAGGTTTGTTTTTATGATTTAACATCAAGCTACTTTGAAGCCGAAAACTCATTGGTAGAAGGCGATATTCGTCAGTTTGGTTATAGTCGTGACCACCGCGGAGATAGAGAACAGATCGTAATTGGCGTGGTGATGACCGGAGATGGTATTCCTATAGCCCATTACGTCTTCCCTGGCAATAAGGCTGATCGCTCTACCTTGCAAGAGATGCTCAATGATATTCGCAGGCGATTTAAGGTAAAAGATATCCAGCTGGTGGCAGACAAAGGTTTATTAAGCAATGACAATCTCTGGCATTTAATCCAACAAGGTTATGAGTTTATTCTTGGAGAGAGTGTTCGTCAGAGCAAGGATGTCAAATCGGTTATAAAAGAAGCCAATGCGCATAAAGAGGCGACTGGTGAGACGATCTATGAGCGCCTAACGGAGCGTGAAATCAAGTCAAAAGATGGTAAAAAGGAAAAGATAAAACTTCGTTATGTGGCCAGTTACAATGCCGCCACGGCATTAAAGCGCTATAAAAATCGCATCAATCGTATTAATGAATTTTTAGAGCTGTCAGAAGAGATTAAGAAAAAGGAAATAAACACAGAAGATAAATATCATCAAATAAAGAGTGTATTATCAAGAAAACGTTTAAGTCGTTTCTTTAATGTTGAATTAACAGAAGATACGATAGAGATTCATAAGCAAGATGAGGTATTATCAGAAGAAGAAAAGAGCGACGGTTGGTTTATAGTGATAAGCAATGCTCATGACCTGAGTAAATCAGAACTCATAGCGCGCTATAAAGATTTAAAATATGTGGAGCATGGTTTTTACGAATTAAAGCATAGTTTGAATTTACGTCCCAATTTTCATTGGACAGAGAAGCGTATCAGGGCTCATGTGATGGTGTGTTTTCTTGCATTCCAGATGGCGGTATTGTTTGAGAAGCGTTTGAGTGGCATAAAATTAAGTTGGCAGCGTGCTATGGAGAGCCTGCGTCGAGTCGTGGTTGTAGAATGGGAAAATGAAGGGAGACGTCGTAAAGGATTATCCAGAGTGCATGGCGAACAATTGGAAATATTTCAGGAGATAGGCAGCAGCAAGCCAACGCTTTTATCTTTGTAG
- a CDS encoding S41 family peptidase, translating into MKKFRIHIWALFLLILSAPFIQAQSQAKSDDYYLELKKGWDHLQRVFELINRHYVDEIRPYPLLKSGIEGMLDKLDPYTVFIESNGEDRLRMITTGRYGGVGMEIGLRNKNVTVIAPIENSPAAKSGIQAGDIIEKIDGQDISGWPLDKVSSKLRGKVGTKVRLLIKRPCIGHRFEVELTRAEIVLEDVGYTGFVAPGVGYVSLKGFTEKAPHELQQAILSLKQSGQLNGLILDLRGNPGGLLESAVKVVNLFVPKNTLVVYTKGAREKEYRFYTQGDPILPETPLVVLVNGGSASASEIVAGALQDLDRAVIVGLPTFGKGLVQKVFNIDKSQDVKLKITTAKYYIPSGRCIQKKDYGKDGVIVLDSVSSDPNDHTFFTLNKRKVHDRGGIEPDVEVRNDSLATVAIDLIRKNMLFDFAVQFHQKHPQWADSSFTITPEIFNAFQNFLKEKDFHFTLEGEREIKKIKKLVEKRGYDSGIIDLIDQLQKKLQANKQIEFERHQDQIKELLRLELAEKYYGNKWRHKLALEKDKQVKKASEILIDQKNYRQILASQ; encoded by the coding sequence ATGAAAAAGTTTCGTATCCATATTTGGGCGCTCTTTCTTTTAATACTGAGCGCTCCGTTTATACAGGCTCAAAGCCAAGCGAAAAGCGATGATTACTACCTGGAATTAAAAAAGGGCTGGGATCATCTGCAAAGAGTCTTTGAACTGATCAATCGTCATTACGTCGATGAAATCCGGCCTTATCCCCTTCTTAAAAGCGGCATTGAGGGCATGCTCGACAAGCTGGATCCTTACACCGTTTTTATTGAAAGTAACGGCGAAGATCGTTTGCGTATGATTACCACCGGCCGCTACGGCGGGGTGGGTATGGAAATAGGACTGCGCAATAAAAACGTTACCGTTATTGCGCCCATCGAAAATTCTCCAGCCGCTAAGAGCGGCATTCAGGCCGGAGACATCATCGAAAAAATTGACGGACAGGACATCTCCGGCTGGCCGTTAGATAAAGTCAGCTCCAAACTCAGGGGCAAGGTGGGCACCAAAGTTCGGCTATTAATTAAACGGCCTTGCATTGGACACCGCTTTGAGGTAGAACTGACGCGAGCCGAAATTGTGCTGGAAGATGTGGGCTATACCGGCTTTGTCGCGCCAGGCGTCGGTTACGTCAGTTTAAAAGGTTTTACCGAAAAAGCGCCGCATGAATTGCAGCAGGCCATCTTATCTCTCAAACAAAGCGGCCAGTTGAATGGTTTGATTCTTGATTTACGCGGCAATCCCGGCGGATTGCTGGAATCGGCCGTTAAAGTGGTGAATCTTTTTGTGCCTAAAAATACGCTGGTGGTTTATACCAAAGGCGCACGGGAAAAAGAATACCGTTTTTACACCCAGGGCGATCCGATTTTACCGGAAACGCCGCTGGTTGTGCTGGTTAACGGCGGCAGCGCCAGCGCTTCTGAAATTGTAGCCGGCGCCCTGCAAGACCTGGATCGCGCCGTTATTGTCGGCTTGCCAACTTTCGGCAAAGGGCTGGTGCAAAAGGTATTTAACATCGACAAATCACAGGACGTCAAACTGAAAATTACGACCGCCAAATATTACATCCCCAGCGGTCGCTGCATTCAAAAAAAAGACTACGGCAAAGATGGCGTAATCGTGCTTGATTCCGTTTCTTCTGATCCCAACGACCATACATTTTTTACCTTAAACAAGCGTAAAGTGCACGACAGAGGCGGCATCGAACCGGATGTGGAAGTGCGTAACGATTCTCTGGCCACAGTGGCCATTGATCTGATCCGCAAAAATATGTTGTTCGATTTTGCGGTGCAGTTTCACCAAAAACATCCCCAATGGGCTGATTCTTCGTTTACCATTACGCCAGAAATCTTTAACGCCTTTCAAAATTTTCTCAAAGAAAAAGATTTTCACTTTACGCTGGAAGGCGAGCGAGAAATAAAAAAGATCAAAAAGCTGGTCGAAAAACGCGGTTATGATTCTGGCATTATTGATTTGATCGACCAGTTGCAGAAAAAATTGCAAGCCAATAAACAAATCGAATTTGAGCGCCATCAGGATCAAATTAAAGAGCTTTTGCGTCTGGAATTGGCCGAAAAATACTATGGCAATAAATGGCGCCATAAACTGGCCCTGGAAAAGGATAAACAGGTTAAAAAGGCCAGCGAAATTCTGATCGATCAAAAAAATTACCGCCAGATTTTAGCCAGTCAATAA
- a CDS encoding LEA type 2 family protein, with protein sequence MKKIVLGVLLLGLFMLNGCQQLWPLLQQMNIQKPVVKLKTVQLRGLSLKGIDLEAKLSIKNPNSVGINLAGYDYELLIEKHSFLKGRQEQTLKIAGHGQSEISIPLSFSFQQLYKSFQTLKTADSINYTLRSGLTFDVPVLGKIRLPVQTTQRLPNVKMPSFKVAALKLTHLGFNGADLSLSLEVDNPNAWSLDLQNLNYQFVVNGQKWIEGILQQKLQIGQKQKQRIEIPVHLNFLEMGRSLYQLLKNPAPLEYQLTGRARLNSSIKLLGSFELPLDQRGRIKLLK encoded by the coding sequence ATGAAAAAGATCGTTCTCGGAGTTTTATTACTGGGCCTTTTTATGTTGAACGGTTGTCAGCAACTATGGCCCCTGCTGCAACAGATGAACATACAAAAACCCGTAGTTAAGCTAAAAACGGTTCAATTGCGCGGGTTAAGCTTAAAAGGCATCGATCTGGAAGCTAAATTGAGCATTAAAAATCCAAATTCAGTGGGCATCAACCTGGCTGGTTATGATTACGAACTACTTATTGAAAAGCATTCTTTCCTGAAAGGCAGGCAGGAGCAAACGCTTAAAATCGCCGGCCATGGCCAATCGGAGATCAGCATCCCGCTTTCTTTTTCATTTCAGCAGTTGTACAAAAGTTTTCAAACGCTAAAAACGGCAGACAGCATCAACTACACACTGCGTTCCGGTTTGACGTTTGATGTGCCGGTTCTTGGAAAAATTCGCTTACCGGTGCAAACCACGCAACGGCTGCCCAACGTTAAAATGCCTTCTTTTAAAGTGGCAGCCTTAAAACTAACGCACTTAGGCTTTAACGGCGCTGATTTGAGTCTTTCTCTGGAGGTAGATAATCCCAACGCCTGGTCGTTGGATTTACAAAACTTAAACTATCAGTTTGTGGTGAATGGACAAAAATGGATAGAGGGAATTCTACAACAAAAATTGCAAATCGGCCAAAAGCAAAAACAACGTATCGAGATACCGGTGCATCTCAATTTTCTGGAAATGGGGCGCAGCCTGTACCAGTTGCTTAAGAATCCCGCTCCGCTTGAATACCAGCTAACCGGACGCGCCCGGCTAAACAGCTCTATTAAACTGTTGGGAAGTTTTGAGCTACCGTTGGATCAGAGAGGTCGCATTAAGTTATTGAAGTAA
- a CDS encoding CCA tRNA nucleotidyltransferase yields the protein MVIILCRIKLDICMTHEELFKKIYESARKCNYKIYVVGGYVRDLLLGKKVKDIDFVVVGDAMKFAQQLKKDLHLRTLVQYPRFGTFMTRYYGYQLEFVNAREESYSQDSRKPVTKQADLHSDLSRRDFTINTLAMDISPENFGKIIDVYNGQQDLKAGIIRTPLEPAKTFSDDPLRMLRAIRFAARLDFTIEENTFKAIQANAKRLEIISQERITDEFNKILMAEKPSRGMRLLDASGLLQVFFPEFMALKGVEQRKGFHHKDVFYHTLQVLDNVAAKSKNLNLRLAALFHDIGKPPTKRFDEKNGWTFHGHEVVGERMARRILRRFKYPTETIQYVCKLVRLHLRPMSLVSEEVTDSAIRRLIFLAGDELDDLMILCRADITSKIEQKVKRYLQNYELVLKRIAEVEERDRIRNFQPPIDGNEIMQLFNLQPGPKIGKIKKFILEAILNGEVPNDHDACLKLILEHKDELLKD from the coding sequence ATGGTTATTATTCTTTGCAGAATTAAACTGGATATTTGCATGACGCACGAAGAGTTATTTAAAAAGATTTATGAAAGCGCCCGCAAATGCAACTACAAAATTTACGTGGTTGGCGGTTATGTGCGCGATTTGCTGCTGGGTAAAAAAGTAAAAGACATCGACTTTGTGGTGGTCGGCGACGCCATGAAGTTTGCCCAACAATTAAAAAAAGATTTACATCTGCGAACCCTTGTTCAATATCCGCGCTTTGGCACGTTTATGACTCGCTACTACGGCTACCAGCTCGAATTTGTCAACGCCCGCGAAGAATCGTACAGCCAGGATTCGCGTAAGCCCGTTACCAAACAGGCCGATTTGCACTCCGATTTAAGCCGGCGAGACTTTACGATTAACACTCTGGCCATGGATATTTCGCCGGAAAACTTTGGCAAAATTATCGATGTTTACAACGGCCAGCAGGATTTGAAAGCGGGCATCATCCGCACGCCGCTTGAGCCCGCCAAAACGTTTTCCGACGATCCGCTGCGCATGCTGCGCGCCATTCGCTTTGCCGCCCGTCTGGACTTTACCATTGAAGAGAACACCTTTAAAGCCATTCAGGCCAATGCAAAGCGTCTGGAAATAATCTCGCAGGAACGCATTACAGACGAATTTAATAAGATATTAATGGCCGAAAAGCCTTCCAGAGGCATGCGTTTACTGGACGCCAGCGGTTTGCTGCAAGTCTTTTTTCCGGAGTTTATGGCGCTTAAAGGCGTGGAACAACGTAAAGGGTTCCACCACAAGGACGTTTTTTACCATACCCTGCAGGTGTTGGACAACGTGGCCGCCAAAAGCAAAAATCTTAACTTACGCCTGGCGGCATTATTCCATGATATTGGCAAACCGCCCACCAAACGTTTTGACGAAAAAAACGGCTGGACCTTTCACGGGCACGAAGTGGTTGGCGAACGCATGGCCCGACGGATTTTGCGCCGCTTTAAGTATCCCACCGAAACCATTCAATACGTTTGTAAGCTGGTGCGCCTGCATTTGCGGCCCATGTCCCTGGTTAGCGAAGAAGTAACCGATTCTGCCATTCGTCGCCTGATCTTTTTGGCGGGCGACGAACTGGATGATTTGATGATCTTATGTCGCGCGGACATCACTTCAAAAATTGAACAAAAAGTCAAACGCTATTTACAAAATTACGAACTCGTTTTGAAGCGGATTGCCGAAGTGGAAGAACGCGACCGAATCCGCAATTTCCAGCCGCCAATTGACGGCAATGAAATCATGCAGCTCTTCAATTTGCAGCCCGGTCCAAAAATTGGCAAAATCAAAAAATTCATTTTAGAGGCCATTCTCAACGGAGAAGTTCCTAACGATCACGACGCCTGCCTGAAATTAATTCTGGAGCACAAGGATGAACTACTTAAAGATTAG